From Luteolibacter arcticus, one genomic window encodes:
- a CDS encoding thiol-disulfide oxidoreductase DCC family protein → MELPTSIKGIEVFYDGRCGMCCSFHEWIARQPRAFPIGFIPYQSPDAERVFPGIGTLDPAREMVVRTSENKIFRGAEAWVWCLYSCANHQQTARRLAGPGLLPIAIRACRVLAANRHALSKVFFRGKDQQVRKELHRMEAVRCADAFCATK, encoded by the coding sequence ATGGAACTGCCGACCAGCATCAAGGGAATCGAAGTCTTCTACGACGGGCGCTGCGGGATGTGTTGCAGCTTTCACGAGTGGATTGCCCGCCAACCGCGCGCCTTTCCGATCGGATTCATTCCCTATCAGTCGCCGGATGCGGAGCGGGTGTTTCCGGGAATTGGAACGCTCGATCCGGCCCGGGAGATGGTGGTGAGGACGAGCGAGAACAAGATCTTCCGCGGCGCGGAGGCTTGGGTCTGGTGCCTCTACAGTTGTGCGAATCACCAGCAGACCGCCCGCCGTTTGGCCGGCCCGGGGCTCTTGCCGATCGCCATCCGTGCCTGCCGCGTCCTCGCGGCGAACCGCCATGCGCTGAGCAAGGTCTTCTTCCGCGGCAAGGACCAGCAGGTCCGCAAGGAACTGCACCGCATGGAAGCGGTCCGCTGTGCGGATGCCTTCTGCGCGACGAAGTGA
- a CDS encoding membrane bound O-acyl transferase family-domain-containing protein, which produces MWVIPALVAVGIAAGPLFAEVRLVWARRLAGWLLLAALLIGADQALAGHESLLRMIGLCCVLLGGMKGLVYAEWAHGRRLSMPRYAVFAFLWFGMDPGSFQARRAGLDWRSDVRLGLLLMVVGTLGAWLVWWMEWRQIFLMFLPMSLGFHFGALRVLKGALRAAGFPVRTLFPNLLEARGIGDFWSKRWNVGYSQMMQRLVGRPVQKVCGESAGVMAVFLGSGVLHELAITLPVRSGFGLPTIFFTLHGVATVMERKLGRPLGRIPALLAVILPLGVLFPPVFQREVIARCLDVFELWPAWAR; this is translated from the coding sequence ATGTGGGTGATTCCAGCTCTGGTGGCAGTCGGCATCGCCGCGGGCCCCTTGTTCGCGGAGGTCAGACTTGTTTGGGCAAGGCGCCTCGCGGGTTGGCTGTTGCTAGCTGCCCTCCTGATCGGGGCGGATCAGGCCTTGGCCGGTCATGAGTCGCTGCTCCGGATGATCGGCCTTTGCTGCGTGCTCCTCGGCGGCATGAAAGGCCTGGTCTATGCCGAATGGGCTCACGGGCGGCGGCTTTCGATGCCGCGATACGCGGTGTTCGCGTTCCTCTGGTTCGGGATGGACCCGGGAAGCTTTCAAGCACGTCGTGCGGGGTTGGATTGGAGGAGTGACGTCCGTCTGGGACTTCTGTTGATGGTCGTGGGAACGCTCGGCGCGTGGCTGGTGTGGTGGATGGAGTGGCGGCAGATCTTCCTGATGTTCCTGCCGATGAGCCTCGGTTTCCATTTTGGTGCCCTGCGGGTGCTGAAGGGAGCACTGCGGGCGGCGGGATTTCCGGTGCGGACGCTCTTTCCCAATCTGCTGGAAGCCCGCGGGATTGGCGACTTCTGGAGCAAGCGGTGGAACGTGGGCTACTCGCAGATGATGCAGCGGCTCGTGGGGAGACCCGTGCAGAAGGTGTGCGGGGAAAGCGCCGGGGTGATGGCGGTGTTCCTCGGCTCGGGAGTGTTGCACGAACTGGCGATCACTTTGCCCGTAAGATCCGGTTTCGGGCTCCCGACGATTTTTTTCACGCTCCACGGGGTGGCGACCGTGATGGAAAGGAAGCTCGGTCGCCCGCTCGGCAGAATTCCGGCCTTGCTGGCGGTGATTCTGCCGCTGGGAGTGCTTTTTCCTCCGGTTTTCCAGCGCGAAGTGATCGCGAGGTGCCTCGACGTCTTTGAACTCTGGCCAGCTTGGGCGCGGTAA
- a CDS encoding AMP-binding protein, producing the protein MVSTLVPPVSTVSTRKPLFFSTLESHGDRVAIVLPDGRHLSYRELAEGADVYARQFSQKRQLLVIEMRNDVDAIAAYLGALRSGTPAILMAEGGTSWEHPIISTFRPEKAVLCTESGWKIETRDEQEDDAGLHSDLAVMLSTSGTTGSPKLVKLSHSNLHENARSIAEYLEITPERRAITNLPLHYSYGLSVLNSHLAAGASIVLTDLSVVDEDFWQLVRREQVTDLPGVPYTYELFEKVGLRSDPPESLRVMTQAGGRLPSNLVRDYAEFARNQGIRFFVMYGQTEATARMAYLPPEQTLENSDCIGVAIPRGKFEIRDETGAAIRKPGQSGELVYQGPNVMMGYALKREDLAAPAKLSELLTGDIAQWSEAGFAKIVGRSSRFSKIAGLRIGLDDVERILRESGRRAYAAGTDEFVAVALIDRSDAASARKLLADRCKLPAHHLMVFNLDEAPTLPSGKIDYVRVRTMGEDLHRQETTEVASGDDPVRALYSKALGQSRIDDDASFSALGGDSLSYMIVSRGLERMLGNLPQHWERLTIRDLDAIRHDRALNPVKRKATTTLSIDAVLRLIAISTIFIGHGAPDHTGWLRGGTTILFCLAGYSLCRFQREQFLTGNVLPAIKGAFRRIVIPYLLLMTALIFLTKITPNPAWWTLTSVFFVDTHDRGILYSFWFIEALMHCLLIMCALFLIPPFRRWAEKRPFHNGLALVGLGAVAFGGGLFIPDHENFSHLFDGWFYVYMLGWTFPLARKPWQRPLLVAIGSVIVCLQFGLEGSRAYWFMGALVVLALVKEVRLPAAIGGIVSQLAAASYMSYLAHPLVLHVTKFVLPTRHDVAITIFLSYFGTLAAGLVGAAIWQQISKVTLEIFNRRSQVQEQATV; encoded by the coding sequence ATGGTATCGACGCTTGTACCCCCCGTTTCTACGGTTTCTACCCGGAAGCCGTTGTTCTTCTCTACCCTCGAGTCCCATGGGGACCGGGTGGCGATTGTCCTGCCGGATGGTCGTCATCTCTCCTACCGCGAGCTTGCGGAGGGGGCGGATGTCTACGCGCGGCAGTTCTCCCAAAAGCGCCAGCTTTTGGTGATCGAGATGCGCAACGACGTCGACGCGATCGCCGCCTATCTCGGGGCGCTCCGGTCCGGTACCCCCGCGATCCTGATGGCGGAGGGAGGAACTTCTTGGGAGCATCCGATCATCTCGACCTTCCGGCCGGAAAAAGCGGTGCTTTGCACCGAATCGGGCTGGAAAATCGAAACGCGCGACGAACAGGAGGACGATGCTGGCCTTCATTCCGACCTCGCGGTGATGCTTTCCACCTCTGGCACCACCGGCAGTCCGAAGCTGGTAAAGCTGTCCCACTCGAATCTCCACGAGAATGCCCGCTCGATCGCCGAGTATCTGGAGATCACCCCCGAGCGGCGTGCGATCACCAACCTGCCGCTCCACTACTCCTACGGCCTGTCGGTCCTCAATTCGCACCTCGCAGCCGGGGCCTCGATCGTGCTCACCGACTTGTCGGTGGTGGATGAGGATTTCTGGCAGCTCGTCCGTCGCGAGCAGGTGACGGATTTGCCGGGAGTCCCCTATACGTACGAGCTTTTCGAAAAAGTCGGCCTGCGCTCCGATCCACCGGAGAGCCTGCGGGTGATGACCCAGGCTGGCGGGCGCCTGCCCTCGAATCTGGTGCGCGACTACGCCGAATTCGCCCGCAACCAGGGGATCCGCTTTTTCGTGATGTATGGCCAGACCGAGGCGACCGCCCGGATGGCCTACCTGCCGCCGGAGCAGACATTGGAAAACTCCGACTGCATCGGCGTGGCGATTCCGCGCGGGAAATTCGAGATCCGCGACGAGACGGGAGCTGCCATCCGCAAGCCCGGCCAATCCGGCGAACTGGTCTATCAAGGCCCGAACGTGATGATGGGCTATGCGCTCAAGCGCGAGGACCTCGCCGCCCCGGCCAAGCTTTCCGAGCTGCTGACCGGAGATATCGCCCAGTGGTCCGAGGCGGGGTTCGCGAAAATCGTCGGGCGCTCGAGCCGCTTCAGCAAGATCGCGGGCCTGCGGATCGGGCTGGATGACGTCGAGCGGATCCTCCGTGAATCCGGCCGCCGTGCCTATGCCGCGGGAACCGACGAGTTCGTGGCGGTGGCCTTGATCGATCGATCGGATGCCGCGAGTGCCCGCAAACTGCTGGCGGATCGCTGCAAGCTGCCGGCTCACCACCTGATGGTTTTCAATCTGGATGAAGCGCCGACCTTGCCGTCGGGTAAGATCGACTACGTCCGGGTCCGCACCATGGGCGAGGACCTCCATCGCCAGGAGACGACCGAGGTGGCTTCCGGCGACGATCCGGTGCGAGCGCTCTATAGCAAGGCCCTGGGCCAATCGCGGATCGACGATGATGCCAGTTTCTCAGCGCTCGGCGGGGATTCACTCTCCTATATGATCGTGTCGCGGGGCTTGGAAAGGATGCTCGGCAACCTGCCCCAACACTGGGAGCGCCTCACCATCCGGGATCTGGACGCGATCCGGCACGACCGCGCCCTCAATCCGGTGAAACGCAAGGCGACGACCACGCTGTCGATCGATGCCGTGCTGAGACTGATCGCGATCTCGACCATCTTCATCGGCCACGGCGCTCCCGATCACACCGGGTGGCTGCGAGGGGGCACGACCATCCTGTTCTGCCTGGCGGGTTATTCGCTGTGCCGCTTCCAGCGGGAGCAGTTCCTGACCGGAAACGTGCTGCCGGCGATCAAGGGTGCCTTCCGGCGCATCGTCATCCCTTACCTGCTGCTGATGACTGCGCTGATCTTCCTCACGAAGATCACGCCGAATCCCGCGTGGTGGACGCTGACCAGCGTGTTCTTCGTGGATACCCATGACCGGGGCATCCTGTATTCCTTCTGGTTCATCGAGGCGCTGATGCACTGCCTGCTGATCATGTGCGCGCTGTTCCTGATCCCGCCGTTCCGGCGTTGGGCGGAGAAGCGGCCCTTCCACAATGGGCTTGCCTTGGTGGGGTTGGGGGCGGTCGCCTTCGGCGGAGGTCTCTTCATCCCGGATCACGAGAACTTCTCCCACCTGTTCGACGGCTGGTTCTATGTCTACATGCTGGGCTGGACGTTCCCCTTGGCGAGGAAACCCTGGCAACGGCCTCTCTTGGTCGCGATCGGCAGCGTGATCGTGTGCCTGCAGTTCGGGCTGGAGGGTAGCCGTGCCTACTGGTTCATGGGCGCGCTCGTGGTGCTGGCGCTGGTGAAGGAAGTCCGCCTTCCCGCCGCGATTGGTGGTATCGTATCCCAGCTCGCGGCGGCCAGCTACATGAGCTATCTGGCGCATCCGCTGGTGCTTCACGTGACCAAGTTCGTGCTGCCGACCCGCCACGACGTGGCCATCACAATTTTCCTGAGCTATTTTGGCACCTTGGCTGCCGGTTTGGTCGGGGCGGCGATCTGGCAGCAGATTTCCAAGGTGACTTTGGAAATCTTCAATCGGCGCTCGCAGGTTCAGGAACAAGCAACCGTCTGA